The Streptomyces sp. NBC_01197 genome window below encodes:
- a CDS encoding TerD family protein: MSMLKGTNVPVSAQAVRVELGWRPGPGVPDVDASALLLASGKVRTDADFVFYNQPQHASGAVRHEGKTTTPGTATDTLSVDLTLVEPAIERVVLAASADGGSFGRVPGLYVRVLDAADGTEIARFDSQDATVETAFLLGELYRRQGAWKFRAVGQGYGSGLEGLATDFGITVDDTRKPAAQSPAAPPAPPAPPAAPQAAPAAPYSAPAPQPPPAAPPTPVRLSKVTLTKAAPAVSLAKQGGTSGAMRVNLNWVTRQQQPKGWAAKLGKAVAGSSGIDLDLCALYELTDGRKGVVQALGNAFGSLSRPPYIHLDGDDRTGSVSAGENLTVNLDQKNNIRRVLIFVTIYEGARSFADLHATVTLQPQNGAAIDFSLDECTVPSTVCALALITNNAGDLVVQREARYLVPDRGVSPQRTIDQAYGWGMNWTPGRK; this comes from the coding sequence ATGTCAATGCTTAAGGGAACCAATGTTCCGGTGTCGGCTCAGGCCGTGCGGGTCGAATTGGGATGGCGGCCCGGTCCGGGGGTGCCGGATGTCGATGCCTCGGCCTTGTTGCTGGCATCGGGAAAGGTCCGTACGGACGCCGACTTCGTCTTTTACAACCAGCCGCAGCACGCGTCGGGTGCGGTACGCCACGAGGGCAAGACGACCACACCGGGCACCGCGACCGACACGCTCTCCGTCGACCTCACGCTGGTGGAGCCGGCCATCGAGCGGGTGGTCCTCGCCGCCTCGGCCGACGGGGGCAGCTTCGGACGGGTGCCCGGGCTTTACGTACGGGTGCTCGACGCGGCGGACGGTACGGAGATCGCCCGGTTCGACAGCCAGGACGCGACGGTGGAGACGGCCTTCCTCCTCGGTGAACTCTACCGGCGGCAGGGCGCCTGGAAGTTCCGTGCGGTCGGGCAGGGGTACGGCAGCGGGCTCGAAGGGCTGGCCACGGACTTCGGGATCACCGTGGACGACACGCGGAAGCCCGCCGCGCAGAGCCCGGCCGCCCCACCGGCGCCTCCTGCTCCACCCGCGGCCCCGCAGGCCGCTCCCGCCGCGCCGTACAGCGCTCCCGCACCCCAGCCGCCGCCCGCCGCACCGCCCACCCCGGTACGGCTGAGCAAGGTCACCCTGACGAAGGCGGCGCCGGCGGTCTCCCTCGCGAAACAGGGCGGGACATCGGGGGCCATGCGGGTCAACCTCAACTGGGTGACCCGCCAGCAGCAGCCCAAGGGCTGGGCGGCCAAGCTCGGCAAGGCCGTCGCCGGGAGCTCGGGTATCGACCTCGATCTCTGTGCGCTCTACGAGCTGACCGACGGCCGCAAGGGCGTCGTACAGGCCCTGGGCAACGCGTTCGGATCGCTGAGCAGGCCGCCGTACATCCATCTCGACGGCGACGACCGCACCGGCTCCGTTTCGGCCGGGGAGAACCTCACCGTCAACCTCGACCAGAAGAACAACATCAGACGGGTCCTCATCTTCGTGACGATCTACGAAGGGGCCAGAAGCTTCGCCGATCTGCATGCGACGGTCACGCTCCAGCCGCAGAACGGCGCGGCCATCGACTTCTCGCTCGACGAGTGCACCGTGCCCTCCACGGTCTGCGCGCTGGCGCTCATCACCAACAACGCCGGAGATCTCGTCGTCCAGCGCGAAGCCCGCTACCTGGTGCCCGACCGCGGCGTCAGCCCGCAGCGCACCATCGATCAGGCGTACGGGTGGGGCATGAACTGGACGCCCGGCAGGAAGTGA
- a CDS encoding right-handed parallel beta-helix repeat-containing protein codes for MAQGTVQVTYTGTSRWRRRTGEYVSLAAALEAAGDGDILTVAPGTYRENLVVQHAITLRGADGAVGSVRIAPADGIPLTVRASAVVQDLQVEGQDSSAPALLVEEGTPELLGLRIVTRSAVGIEVRGAARPTVRRCTVDNPAGVGIGVLDGAGGVFEECEVVAAGQSGISVHGGAHPRIESCRVHHASGAGLSVSGDGSGLEAFGCEIYEVKGTGVQVAARASAHLTDCTVHRTSADGVTLDTDAVLTLSDCDIHDIPENAVDLRSRSVLTLTRSTVRRFGRNGLSVWDPGTRVDANQCEIHDSTGDYPAVWVSDGATVVLDSCRVHDVPDAIFVLDRGSRADVVDSDLSQVRNTAVSVSDGATAQLDDCRIRDASTGAWFRDHGSGGTLSGCTIDAAQTGVIVTKGADPRIERCTVTSPAEAGFYVSAGGRGTFHNCRVSGSAGYGFHVIDGCRTTLTRCRTERCARSGYEFADGTLGEGGAGGPVVEDCASDESALLTEVHGAPAAGATAVATATQTSGLLGTLPGPRPAQPSAQPASSAPAPADEPIRSSVDVLGELDTLVGLESVKREVRALTDMIEIGRRRAAAGLKAASARRHLVFTGSPGTGKTTVARLYGEILASLGVLERGHLVEVSRVDLVGEHIGSTAIRTQEAFDRARGGVLFIDEAYALSPEDSGRDFGKEAIDTLVKLMEDHRDAVVVIVAGYTAEMERFLGVNPGVASRFSRTITFGDYAPEELLRIVEQQADEHEYRLGDGAPEALLKYFTVLPKGPAFGNGRTARQTFESMVERHAGRVAQFSEVSTDDLSLLFPEDLPELP; via the coding sequence ATGGCACAGGGCACGGTCCAGGTGACGTACACCGGAACATCGAGGTGGCGGCGCCGCACAGGCGAGTACGTCTCCCTCGCCGCAGCCCTGGAGGCCGCAGGCGACGGTGACATCCTCACGGTTGCTCCCGGCACGTACCGCGAGAACCTCGTCGTCCAGCACGCGATCACGCTGCGCGGCGCCGACGGTGCGGTCGGCTCGGTTCGGATCGCGCCCGCCGACGGCATCCCGCTCACCGTGCGGGCGTCCGCTGTGGTCCAGGACCTCCAGGTGGAGGGGCAGGACTCGTCAGCGCCCGCGCTGCTCGTCGAGGAGGGCACCCCCGAGCTGCTGGGGCTGCGGATCGTCACCCGCTCCGCCGTCGGCATCGAGGTGCGCGGGGCCGCCCGGCCGACCGTGCGCCGGTGCACGGTGGACAATCCGGCGGGCGTCGGAATCGGTGTACTGGACGGCGCCGGCGGGGTGTTCGAGGAGTGCGAGGTGGTCGCGGCCGGCCAGTCGGGGATCTCGGTGCACGGCGGGGCGCACCCCAGGATCGAGAGCTGCCGGGTCCACCACGCGTCCGGGGCCGGGCTGAGCGTCTCCGGCGACGGCAGCGGCCTTGAGGCCTTCGGCTGCGAGATCTACGAGGTCAAGGGCACCGGTGTGCAGGTCGCCGCGCGCGCGTCGGCCCATCTCACCGACTGCACCGTCCACCGCACATCGGCCGACGGCGTCACACTCGACACGGACGCGGTACTGACGCTGTCGGACTGCGACATCCATGACATCCCGGAGAACGCGGTCGATCTGCGGTCCCGTTCGGTGCTCACGCTGACACGCTCGACCGTCCGGCGCTTCGGGCGCAACGGGCTGTCGGTCTGGGACCCGGGCACCCGGGTCGATGCCAACCAGTGCGAGATCCACGACAGTACGGGCGACTACCCCGCCGTCTGGGTCAGCGACGGCGCGACGGTGGTGCTGGACTCCTGCCGGGTGCACGACGTGCCGGACGCGATCTTCGTACTGGACCGCGGCTCACGGGCCGACGTGGTCGACAGCGATCTCTCGCAGGTGCGGAACACGGCGGTCTCGGTGAGCGACGGCGCCACCGCCCAGCTGGACGACTGCCGCATCCGGGACGCGTCCACCGGCGCCTGGTTCCGCGACCACGGCAGCGGCGGCACGCTCAGCGGCTGCACCATCGACGCGGCCCAGACCGGTGTCATCGTCACGAAGGGCGCCGATCCGAGGATCGAGCGGTGCACCGTGACCTCGCCGGCGGAGGCGGGCTTCTATGTCTCGGCCGGGGGGCGCGGCACGTTCCACAACTGCCGGGTGTCGGGCAGCGCCGGGTACGGCTTCCATGTCATAGACGGCTGCCGCACCACCTTGACCCGCTGCCGTACGGAGCGGTGCGCGCGCAGCGGTTACGAGTTCGCCGACGGCACCCTGGGTGAGGGCGGCGCGGGCGGCCCCGTGGTGGAGGACTGCGCCAGCGACGAGAGTGCCCTGCTGACCGAGGTGCACGGGGCGCCTGCCGCAGGGGCGACCGCCGTGGCGACCGCGACGCAGACATCCGGTCTGCTCGGCACGCTGCCCGGTCCCCGGCCGGCCCAGCCCTCCGCGCAGCCGGCCTCCTCCGCCCCGGCGCCCGCGGACGAGCCCATACGCTCCTCGGTGGACGTTCTGGGTGAACTCGACACCCTGGTGGGCCTGGAGAGCGTCAAGCGCGAGGTGCGCGCCCTCACCGACATGATCGAGATCGGCCGGCGGCGCGCCGCCGCCGGCCTCAAGGCGGCGTCAGCCCGCCGCCATCTCGTGTTCACCGGCTCCCCCGGCACGGGCAAGACCACGGTGGCCCGGCTGTACGGCGAGATCCTCGCCTCGCTCGGAGTGCTGGAGCGCGGTCATCTCGTCGAGGTCTCCCGGGTCGACCTGGTGGGCGAGCACATCGGCTCGACGGCCATCCGCACCCAGGAGGCGTTCGACCGGGCCAGGGGCGGGGTGCTCTTCATCGACGAGGCGTACGCCCTCTCCCCCGAGGACTCCGGGCGGGACTTCGGCAAGGAAGCCATCGACACACTGGTCAAGCTGATGGAGGACCACCGGGACGCGGTGGTGGTGATCGTCGCCGGGTACACCGCGGAGATGGAGCGCTTCCTGGGCGTCAACCCCGGTGTGGCGTCCCGTTTCTCGCGCACCATCACCTTCGGCGACTACGCGCCCGAGGAGCTGCTGCGGATCGTCGAGCAGCAGGCGGACGAGCACGAGTACCGGCTCGGCGACGGCGCGCCGGAAGCCCTGCTGAAGTACTTCACGGTGCTGCCCAAGGGTCCGGCCTTCGGCAACGGCAGGACCGCCCGGCAGACGTTCGAGTCCATGGTGGAGCGGCACGCCGGCCGGGTGGCCCAGTTCTCCGAGGTGTCGACCGACGATCTCAGTCTGCTGTTTCCGGAGGATCTGCCAGAACTCCCGTGA
- a CDS encoding DeoR/GlpR family DNA-binding transcription regulator, which yields MSDNQNLLAEQRRALILDEVRRRGGVRVNELTRKLNVSDMTVRRDLDALARQGVIEKVHGGAVPVVEASTHEPGFEAKSGLELSAKEDIARAAAAMAAPGSAIALSGGTTTYALAQQLLDVPDLTVVTNSVRVADVFHAAQRVMGGGGQRPGAATVVLTGGVRTPSDSLVGPVADQAIRSLHFDVLFLGVHGISAEAGLSTPNLAEAETNRRFVQSARRVVVVADHTKWGTVGLSSFAALEDVDAFVTDSGLSEEAREEITEYLPGLVVAGGREDTG from the coding sequence GTGAGCGACAATCAGAATCTGCTCGCGGAGCAGCGTCGCGCCCTGATCCTCGACGAGGTACGGCGGCGGGGCGGAGTCCGCGTCAACGAACTCACCCGCAAGCTCAACGTCTCGGACATGACGGTCCGCCGGGATCTGGACGCGCTGGCGCGCCAGGGTGTCATCGAGAAGGTGCACGGCGGCGCGGTGCCGGTGGTCGAGGCGTCCACGCACGAGCCGGGGTTCGAGGCCAAGTCCGGTCTCGAACTGAGCGCCAAGGAGGACATCGCGCGGGCCGCGGCGGCGATGGCCGCGCCCGGCAGTGCCATCGCCCTGTCCGGCGGGACCACGACCTACGCCCTCGCCCAGCAGCTGCTGGACGTGCCGGATCTGACCGTGGTGACGAACTCGGTGCGTGTCGCCGATGTCTTCCACGCCGCTCAGCGGGTCATGGGCGGGGGCGGGCAGCGGCCGGGCGCCGCGACGGTGGTGCTGACCGGCGGGGTGCGTACGCCGTCGGACTCGCTGGTGGGCCCGGTGGCCGACCAGGCGATCAGGTCGCTCCACTTCGATGTGCTGTTCCTCGGTGTGCACGGCATATCGGCAGAGGCAGGGCTCTCCACGCCCAATCTCGCGGAGGCGGAGACGAACCGCAGGTTCGTGCAGTCCGCGCGGCGGGTGGTGGTGGTCGCCGACCACACCAAGTGGGGCACAGTCGGGCTGAGTTCGTTCGCGGCGCTGGAGGACGTGGACGCGTTCGTCACCGACTCCGGGCTGTCCGAAGAGGCGCGCGAGGAGATCACCGAGTATCTGCCGGGTCTTGTCGTGGCGGGTGGCCGCGAGGACACCGGCTGA
- a CDS encoding alpha/beta hydrolase has product MSERRNDGVQQPALILTRPCTAPKAAVLLLHGGRADGLRPPPPWNLPEVRMRPIASRIAGATAGHSVLLGRVRYRYHGWNGTRADAAHDARRALDELAATAGDIPVVLVGHSMGGRAALSAAAHPSVRAVVGLAPWCPPDEAAGHLHGRTVVLLHGDRDRTTDPGESAAFVRRARESGARACALTVTGGDHAMLRRPGLWHALTAGTVTGLLELAPLPRMVDWALESGAARTE; this is encoded by the coding sequence GTGTCCGAACGGCGCAATGACGGCGTGCAGCAGCCCGCCCTGATACTCACCAGGCCCTGCACGGCCCCGAAGGCCGCGGTGCTGCTGCTGCACGGCGGCCGGGCCGACGGTCTGCGTCCGCCGCCGCCGTGGAATCTGCCGGAGGTGCGGATGCGGCCCATCGCCTCGCGGATCGCCGGGGCCACGGCGGGGCACTCGGTGCTGCTGGGGCGGGTCCGCTACCGGTACCACGGCTGGAACGGCACCCGCGCGGACGCCGCGCACGACGCGCGGCGCGCCCTCGATGAACTCGCCGCAACCGCGGGCGACATCCCGGTGGTTCTCGTCGGGCACTCCATGGGCGGCCGTGCGGCGCTGAGCGCGGCCGCGCACCCGTCGGTACGCGCGGTGGTCGGCCTGGCCCCCTGGTGCCCGCCGGACGAGGCGGCCGGTCATCTGCACGGCCGCACGGTCGTGCTGCTGCACGGGGACCGGGACCGTACGACCGATCCCGGGGAAAGCGCCGCGTTCGTGCGCCGGGCCCGGGAATCCGGTGCCCGGGCGTGCGCCCTGACGGTCACCGGCGGGGATCACGCGATGCTCCGCAGGCCCGGACTCTGGCACGCCCTCACGGCCGGTACGGTCACGGGCCTGCTGGAACTGGCGCCGCTGCCCCGGATGGTGGACTGGGCGCTGGAATCCGGGGCGGCCCGGACGGAGTGA
- the lnt gene encoding apolipoprotein N-acyltransferase, producing MSAPTTPTAESERLAPQPAEESRARRLVRRLVRPAAAAASGLLLYASFPPRPLWWLAPVAFAVLGIVLHGRRARAGLGLGYLAGLGYLLPLLVWTGVEVGPGPWLGLAAVEALFIAVAGAGIAYVSRLPLGPLWAAAVWIAVEAARARVPFGGFPWGKVAFGQPEGVFLPLAAVGGTPLLGFAVVLCGFGLGELVRRWATVRRFADRRIFTAAVLAVAPVAGGFAALPLVSNSAQDGTATVALIQGNVPRMGLDFATQRRAVLDHHVKETLKLAADVKAGRAKQPDLVLWPENSSDIDPYLNADAYDEIDEAARAIKAPISVGAVVTPDNGAGAPLNQQILWDPKKGPVDTYNKRRLQPFGEYMPDRSFFRLFSSDVDLVRKDFVPGHKPADFDMGGTRVGPVTCYEAAFDWTVRDQVKAGAQIISVPSNNATFDRSEMTYQQLAMSRVRAVEHSRAVMVPVTTGVSAVIRPDGSVAQKTKMFTAAALVADVPKRSSETPATRMGTLPEWLLVALAAGGVGWAATRSVRRRKP from the coding sequence GTGAGCGCCCCCACCACACCCACGGCCGAGTCCGAGCGGCTCGCCCCGCAGCCCGCAGAAGAGTCGCGCGCACGGCGGCTGGTCCGCCGCCTCGTACGGCCCGCCGCCGCTGCCGCGTCCGGCCTGCTGCTGTACGCCAGTTTCCCGCCGCGGCCCTTGTGGTGGCTGGCGCCCGTCGCCTTCGCCGTACTGGGGATCGTCCTGCACGGACGCCGGGCCCGGGCCGGACTCGGCCTCGGCTACCTCGCGGGCCTCGGGTATCTGCTGCCGCTCCTTGTCTGGACGGGCGTCGAGGTCGGACCCGGTCCCTGGCTGGGCCTCGCGGCGGTCGAGGCGCTCTTCATCGCTGTGGCGGGTGCGGGCATCGCGTACGTCTCCCGGCTGCCGCTCGGGCCGCTCTGGGCCGCCGCGGTGTGGATCGCCGTCGAAGCGGCCCGCGCCCGGGTGCCGTTCGGCGGGTTCCCCTGGGGGAAGGTGGCCTTCGGGCAGCCCGAGGGCGTCTTCCTGCCGCTGGCCGCCGTCGGAGGGACACCGCTGCTCGGCTTCGCCGTCGTCCTCTGCGGCTTCGGCCTGGGCGAGCTGGTACGCCGCTGGGCCACGGTGCGACGCTTCGCGGACCGCCGGATCTTCACCGCCGCCGTCCTCGCCGTCGCGCCTGTCGCGGGCGGCTTCGCCGCGTTGCCGCTGGTCAGTAACAGCGCCCAGGACGGCACGGCCACGGTCGCCCTCATCCAGGGGAACGTCCCCCGGATGGGACTCGACTTCGCCACCCAGCGCCGCGCGGTGCTCGACCACCATGTGAAGGAGACGCTGAAACTCGCAGCCGATGTGAAGGCGGGCCGGGCCAAGCAGCCGGACCTGGTGCTGTGGCCGGAGAACTCGTCGGACATCGACCCGTACCTCAACGCCGACGCGTACGACGAGATCGACGAGGCGGCCAGAGCGATCAAGGCGCCCATCTCGGTCGGCGCCGTCGTCACCCCGGACAACGGGGCGGGTGCGCCGCTCAACCAGCAGATCCTCTGGGACCCCAAGAAGGGCCCCGTCGACACGTACAACAAGCGCCGGCTCCAGCCGTTCGGCGAGTACATGCCCGACCGGTCGTTCTTCCGGCTCTTCAGCTCCGACGTGGATCTGGTCCGCAAGGACTTCGTCCCCGGCCACAAGCCGGCCGACTTCGACATGGGCGGCACCAGGGTCGGGCCTGTCACCTGTTACGAGGCCGCGTTCGACTGGACCGTACGGGACCAGGTGAAGGCGGGGGCGCAGATCATCTCGGTACCGAGCAACAACGCCACCTTCGACCGCAGCGAGATGACGTACCAGCAGCTCGCGATGTCGCGGGTACGGGCCGTCGAGCACAGCAGGGCCGTGATGGTCCCCGTCACCACCGGGGTGAGCGCGGTCATCCGGCCGGACGGATCAGTGGCGCAGAAGACCAAGATGTTCACCGCCGCCGCGCTGGTGGCCGATGTGCCGAAGCGCTCGTCGGAGACCCCGGCCACCCGGATGGGGACGCTCCCCGAGTGGCTGCTCGTCGCGCTCGCGGCCGGCGGCGTCGGCTGGGCGGCCACTCGCTCGGTACGGCGGCGCAAGCCCTGA
- a CDS encoding glycosyltransferase — MSAIAWIAVCSLAVWMWLLLGQGFFWRTDQRLPPRAAPAVWPSVAVIVPARDEAGVLPLSLPSLLAQDYPGEAEVFLVDDGSSDGTGELAARLSARHGGLPLTVVSPGEPEPGWTGKLWALRYGIGLARAREPEYLLLTDADIAHEPDSLRELVAAAGSARLDLVSQMARLRVASFWERQVVPAFVYFFAQLYPFRWINRPGARTAAAAGGCVLLRTEAAERAGIPESIRQAVIDDVSLARAVQRSGGRIWLGLAERVDSVRPYPGLGDLWRMVSRSAYAQLRHSLLLLTGTVLGLALIYLAPPLTLVAGLLWRDGPATCAGGLAWLVMAGSYLPMLRYYRQSPLLALALPFTALLYLLMTVDSAVQHYRGRGAAWKGRTYSRPEPESGPGAAAGAGAGSDLPPGAAQDL, encoded by the coding sequence ATGAGCGCCATTGCCTGGATCGCCGTGTGTTCGCTGGCCGTGTGGATGTGGCTGCTGCTGGGGCAGGGGTTCTTCTGGCGGACGGACCAGCGCCTGCCACCGCGCGCCGCCCCCGCCGTCTGGCCGTCCGTCGCGGTGATCGTGCCTGCCAGGGACGAGGCCGGCGTCCTGCCGCTGAGCCTTCCCTCGCTGCTGGCCCAGGACTATCCCGGCGAAGCGGAGGTCTTCCTGGTCGACGACGGGAGCTCCGACGGCACCGGAGAGCTGGCCGCCCGGCTGTCGGCACGCCACGGCGGCCTCCCGCTGACCGTCGTCTCCCCCGGCGAGCCCGAGCCCGGCTGGACGGGGAAACTGTGGGCGCTGCGGTACGGGATCGGGCTCGCGCGTGCGCGGGAGCCGGAGTATCTGCTGCTGACGGACGCCGACATCGCCCATGAGCCGGACAGCCTGCGCGAGTTGGTGGCCGCGGCGGGTTCGGCCCGGCTCGACCTGGTGTCCCAGATGGCGCGGCTGCGCGTCGCGAGCTTCTGGGAGCGGCAGGTCGTGCCCGCGTTCGTGTACTTCTTCGCCCAGCTGTACCCGTTCCGGTGGATCAACCGGCCGGGGGCCCGTACGGCGGCCGCGGCCGGGGGCTGCGTACTGCTGCGGACCGAGGCGGCGGAGCGGGCCGGCATTCCGGAGTCCATCAGGCAGGCGGTGATCGACGACGTCTCGCTGGCCCGCGCCGTGCAGCGCAGCGGGGGCCGCATCTGGCTGGGGCTCGCCGAGCGGGTGGACAGCGTGCGCCCCTATCCGGGGCTCGGCGATCTGTGGCGGATGGTCTCGCGGAGCGCGTACGCCCAGCTCCGGCACAGCCTTCTGCTGCTCACCGGCACAGTGCTCGGCCTGGCGCTGATCTATCTCGCGCCGCCGCTCACGCTGGTTGCCGGTCTGCTGTGGCGTGATGGCCCCGCCACATGCGCGGGCGGGCTCGCCTGGCTGGTGATGGCGGGCAGCTATCTGCCGATGCTGCGGTACTACCGCCAGTCGCCGCTGCTCGCCCTGGCCCTGCCGTTCACCGCGCTGCTGTATCTGCTGATGACGGTCGACTCCGCGGTGCAGCACTACCGCGGACGCGGCGCCGCCTGGAAGGGGCGGACCTACTCCAGGCCTGAACCGGAGTCCGGGCCGGGGGCTGCCGCCGGGGCGGGGGCCGGATCCGACCTCCCGCCCGGAGCGGCGCAGGACCTCTGA
- a CDS encoding glutamate racemase: MKIALMDSGIGLLAAAAAVRRQQPDADLVLSSDPGTMPWGPRAPHDVTARALAVARAAAAHRPDALIVACNTASVHALPAIRAALEPEIPVIGTVPAIKPAAADGGSVAIWATPATTGSDYQRALIREFATGADVTEVPCPGLADAIEHADEAAIDEAVAAAAALTPSGVRAVVLGCTHYELVGERIADAVRHHGSPAVELYGSAGAVAAQALRRIGAGPASGSTPGPRLTVLLSGQEGPLPTAALTYAEGRLLQAVSPAY, encoded by the coding sequence GTGAAGATCGCGCTCATGGACTCCGGAATCGGCCTGCTCGCGGCGGCCGCCGCGGTACGCCGTCAGCAGCCCGACGCCGATCTGGTGCTGTCCAGCGACCCCGGCACTATGCCGTGGGGCCCGCGTGCGCCCCACGACGTCACGGCCCGCGCCCTGGCGGTGGCACGCGCGGCCGCCGCTCACCGGCCGGACGCGCTGATCGTCGCCTGCAACACCGCGAGCGTGCACGCCCTGCCGGCCATCCGGGCCGCGCTCGAACCGGAGATCCCGGTCATCGGCACAGTGCCCGCCATCAAGCCGGCCGCTGCCGACGGGGGGTCCGTCGCGATCTGGGCGACCCCGGCCACCACCGGCAGCGACTACCAGCGCGCGCTGATCCGCGAGTTCGCCACCGGCGCCGACGTCACCGAGGTGCCCTGCCCCGGCCTTGCCGACGCCATCGAGCACGCCGACGAGGCCGCGATCGACGAGGCCGTGGCCGCGGCAGCGGCGCTCACCCCGTCCGGCGTAAGGGCCGTCGTCCTTGGCTGCACCCATTACGAACTGGTCGGGGAGCGGATCGCCGACGCCGTCCGGCACCACGGCAGCCCGGCTGTCGAGCTGTACGGCTCGGCCGGGGCCGTGGCCGCCCAGGCCCTGCGCCGGATCGGGGCCGGGCCCGCGTCCGGCAGCACTCCGGGCCCCCGGCTGACAGTGCTCCTCAGCGGACAGGAGGGACCGCTTCCCACCGCCGCGCTGACGTACGCGGAAGGGCGTCTGCTCCAGGCCGTCAGCCCCGCGTACTGA
- a CDS encoding DUF6643 family protein: MTSPRATYGGGYYSAPSFPDTPIYDSLVAERGTPQIAPIRVPSAYDTGNSYLPALPSALPALPAGPSQQVPSYGYPQPMAQPAPMQHAPAPYIPQQATAPRGYPGPQQQPQRPVGGAGYEAMRPAAQRPAPSPYEDPYNRPYQGRGY; encoded by the coding sequence ATGACGTCCCCCCGTGCGACCTACGGTGGCGGTTACTACTCCGCGCCGTCCTTCCCGGACACCCCTATCTACGATTCTCTTGTCGCAGAGCGGGGCACCCCTCAGATCGCTCCGATCCGAGTCCCTTCGGCTTACGACACCGGCAACAGCTACCTGCCGGCACTGCCATCGGCGCTTCCCGCGCTGCCTGCCGGTCCTTCGCAGCAGGTGCCGTCCTACGGCTATCCGCAGCCCATGGCGCAGCCCGCGCCGATGCAGCACGCGCCGGCCCCGTACATTCCGCAGCAGGCCACCGCGCCGCGCGGCTACCCGGGACCGCAGCAACAGCCGCAGCGGCCCGTCGGCGGCGCCGGTTACGAGGCGATGCGTCCCGCGGCTCAGCGGCCCGCGCCCTCGCCGTACGAGGATCCGTACAACCGCCCCTACCAGGGCCGCGGGTACTGA
- a CDS encoding Rv1733c family protein translates to MRAAVGVWRWRHNPLRRGTDLAEAWVALVALLLIAVAAPIVGWLCGSLTGSALQDIARAQRRHRHTATATVVRALPDRSALAANPDGISDAVPRGRAAVVWTGGDGSRHTGVLSTFKGGNLPGDRLRIWTDDRGNIVTRPMRPRTVRARAVLAGFGAAAGAAGLIVAGRRLVVWRLVRRRYVRLDRAWSEAGPDWGRTGTGS, encoded by the coding sequence GTGCGAGCAGCAGTCGGTGTGTGGCGTTGGCGGCACAATCCTCTCCGCCGTGGAACCGACCTCGCCGAGGCGTGGGTGGCGCTCGTCGCGCTGCTGCTCATCGCCGTCGCCGCGCCGATCGTGGGGTGGCTCTGCGGCTCCCTCACCGGCAGCGCCCTCCAGGACATCGCCCGGGCCCAGCGCCGGCACCGGCATACGGCGACCGCCACGGTCGTACGTGCGCTGCCGGACCGGTCGGCACTGGCCGCGAACCCCGACGGGATCTCGGACGCCGTGCCGCGGGGCCGGGCCGCCGTCGTCTGGACCGGTGGGGACGGCAGCCGGCACACCGGGGTGCTCTCCACGTTCAAGGGCGGCAATCTGCCCGGCGACCGCTTGCGTATCTGGACCGACGACCGCGGAAACATCGTCACCAGACCCATGAGGCCCCGCACGGTGCGGGCCCGCGCGGTGCTGGCGGGGTTCGGGGCGGCCGCCGGGGCGGCGGGGCTCATCGTGGCCGGGCGCCGTCTCGTCGTATGGCGTCTGGTACGACGGCGGTACGTGAGACTCGACCGCGCCTGGAGTGAAGCCGGTCCCGACTGGGGACGCACGGGCACAGGCAGCTGA
- a CDS encoding NUDIX hydrolase has translation MATPDFIREIRATAGHQLLLLPGVSAIVFDDEGRVLLNRRADTGKWSIIGGIPEPGEQPADTAVREVHEETAVRCVVERVVLVQALKKIQYPNGDHCQFMDISLLCRATGGVPRVNDDESLDVGWFAVDALPELADFALTRIKRALADGPTWFEPATVAPGTDA, from the coding sequence ATGGCTACTCCTGACTTCATCCGAGAGATCCGGGCCACCGCCGGCCACCAGCTGCTCCTGCTGCCCGGTGTGAGTGCCATCGTCTTCGACGACGAGGGGCGGGTGCTGCTCAACCGGCGCGCCGACACCGGTAAGTGGTCGATCATCGGCGGCATCCCGGAGCCGGGTGAGCAGCCCGCCGACACGGCCGTCCGGGAGGTCCACGAGGAGACGGCCGTACGGTGCGTGGTGGAGCGGGTGGTCCTCGTCCAGGCGCTCAAGAAGATCCAGTACCCGAACGGCGACCACTGCCAGTTCATGGACATCAGCCTGCTCTGCCGGGCGACCGGGGGAGTGCCCCGGGTCAATGACGACGAGTCGCTGGACGTCGGGTGGTTCGCCGTCGACGCTCTTCCGGAGCTGGCCGACTTCGCGCTGACACGCATCAAGCGGGCCCTCGCCGACGGCCCCACGTGGTTCGAACCGGCCACCGTCGCTCCCGGGACCGACGCCTAG